The following is a genomic window from Theobroma cacao cultivar B97-61/B2 chromosome 10, Criollo_cocoa_genome_V2, whole genome shotgun sequence.
AAGTTGGTCAACTTgccaatttattaaataataaagcTCAATGGATATTACCCAATGATACAAAGGTGAATCCTAGGAGAGAAGGTAATTAACAAGTTATGGTAATCACCTTAAGGAGTGGAAAAGAGGTTGAAAGTAGTGTTAAGCAAGCTAGATTTCAAGATAACCGTGTTGAGAATGAAATAGTGATTGAGACAACCAACAAGCAAAttcaagaaaaggaagaaatggCAACCCTACCACCACCATCTTTTCCTCAACACTTTCAGAAACAAAAGCTTGATAGgcatttccaaaaatttctcaAGGTATTCAAAAAGCTTCACATCAACATTCCTTTCGTAAAAGCTTTAGAGCAAATGTTGTCATATGTGAAGTTCTTGAAGGAAATATTGACGAAGAAGAGGAAATTGGAGGATTTCAAGATAGTTACACTCACTGTGGAGTGTGACGtgataatttaaaacaagCTTCGACCAAAGCTTAAAGACTTAAGGAGTTTTTCTATCCTTTGCTCAATTGGTAGTGTTAATTTCTCAAAAGTTTTGAGTGATTTGAGCGTCGGTGTCTCAATTATTCCTTTGTTTGTTGCTAGGAGACTTGGACTAAAGGAGATTCAACCTACGACAGTCAAATTGTAGTTAGCAAACAGGACAATAAGGCAATCCTTTGGGATTATAGAGGATGTCTTGATTAAAGTGGAGAAATTATACATTCCAATGGACTTCCTTGTTCTTGAGATGGAGGAGGATAGAGAGGTTTCGATCATACTGAGGCGTCCATTTTTGGCCATTGCAAGTGCACTCATCGATGTAAAAGAAGGCAAAATAACTTTGGAGTTGGAAATGAGGTAGTtgaatttactatttttaATGCAAATAAATCTCCTTCAACCACATATCATTGCTTTAAAGTGGACTTAATTGATGAAGGTAAAGATAATCTTACTCCACCACCTACAAATAAACAAGCACCAACTCTTGAGTTAGAGTCTTTCTCCTCAATGCAAGCATATGAAAAAGCAACATAggtgttttcaatttttggcaAAAATAAACTCCTCCtttctttcattcttttctttggaCAAGAATTCCATTGAAGATCTAATGAATCATTTCAAAGCAACATCTCATGAATATGATAAAATTGGTAAAATTAATTGAAGATTCCAAATGTGAAAGTTGGATGCGGTATTAAGTCACATCTAAGTCTTAATTTCCTGTCTTTTCGTTTATTCAAGCAGCAACAAGAGCATGTTTGTTCTCGAGGAATGAAACAAATCCTTtataacaaatttaaaaaaaaaaaagagaaaaacaaaagaagaaaaagatttaaaataataatattcataCCAAGGAGATtggtgagaaaaaaaataaaaaagttgtGACTCAAGAACTAAAAAACGCAGCTAGTGACGGCCGAATGGGGGGTTAGTAATGACCCTCGTCCCcttcaaaaacaatttttaaattttatttacagTAGAATTATATTAcagtaatataaaaattatagtaCAGTAGAATTATTTCTGAATTATTCCTAAGCTTCATTGCCCAAGACTCCAAGATCTCACAACCAACTCACCTCTTGTTTGCCTCCAAACACAAAATCCTGACTCTGTTATTGAAAACAATCGAGGTTTTAACTTTTGGGCACAACAAGAATTGCCGATTTCGTCTAAGCTGCAAAACAGCGGCAAATTTAGATTGAAAACTGCTGGTGACAAAAAGGACGGTAAAAAGCTGCAACTACAACCAAAAGCAAGCCTAACGTGTAACGTTTTTcggagtttattttaaaaaaaaaggttatgaTATTCAGATTAGGACTCCACGTCGGTATCTGACGCGATTCAATGTTAATAAAACTCAGCATTAAAATAAAAGCGGGGCAGCAAAAGGAGAGAGGAGATCTCACTTTCTTTAAAACCCCAAACCAAGAAGTTTTATAACCGTTAAAACAACAATATCATACTCTGCACTCAAAAGCTCTACTCTATGTTGGTGACCAGCGGTCCGACCCTATGTTGCTTTTTCTCACTTGAATTAGTGCTAAATGAACACAGGTTATGCATATGGAACgcttttatattatattttatatatatatatataattaatattatttttttatggagACAGACGTTACAGAAGAATATTTTCCAACTTAAATTTGTTTCACAGacaatttattcttttaatgaATATAAATCAAGTAtcgaattttattaaaaagtatAGATCAATCACAtttaccaaaaaattaattttttggtatCTCCTTTTTATATCAAACAATTAGATTTTTGAATTTGTACATTACCACCACGATTATACGTTGAAGTCAATGACTTCTTAGGTGGAAGCCTGagaattttcttcttatttttctcaatCTTTTTTAACAAGGAAGGGAtaataattcttttcagtGTTTTCCGTGTTTTccttaaatcaatttttttttctttacttttacaACCTCATCCTTTTACCTGACATTTTCAATGAACAAAACAAGACCTCAAGATTAATTCTTTTACTCTTATTGAGATCGTTGAACCCAAATCAACAAGTTCAATAATCAAAACAGAGAATTTCTAGCTACATTTTAAAAGCAATTAAAGTGGAAAAATCCCATTTTTATTGGTTTAAACAATTGTTCTGGCAAAAGGCCCAACAACTTTCTAGAGCTTTGCCAAGTATCTTCAGGAATCCTCCACTCTTTCCCCAAAACTCCGACCTTTGCCGCCACAGCTCACCTCCCCagcctttttctcttttcaaacCATGGCTCGTAACGTTGAAATTGAGATCAAGGAAGAGAACCCAAAATTCCCTGGaaacttgtttttaatctTCACAAAGCTTCCCTTTAACAGGAAACGCAAAGCTGAAGTTGTGATTGAAAAGAAAGGTAATGACAAACCGTCTGCGGATGAGAAGAAAAGCAATAAGCCAGACGTGGTGAAGTTGTCAGAGCCACGGCCGGCAGTTCCTCCTCCAGTGAAGCTCGAGGCCGAAGAGCCTGGAATGACTTCGAGTCGGATAATTCTGTGGCAGGTGAGCTCTATCTCTTTCCGTGACCATGGCTTGCTTATTATCTATTTGTTTGGTTGATTAGAAGGGAAGGAGAGCGCAAATATGTGTACTGACACCAGTCGTtaatattatcattaattgacaaaatatattcatttcatatcagTTGTAGATGATTCATtagttaatatataattttttatttaaaaaatataatttaaatttgttttaattaaaaaaattatttattctataATCTGAAAACCAATGTGATTGTTTTGTATTAAaccaaaatattaataagagTTGGAATAAGTTTGAGATATAGGTATATATGTAAAAATGTAAATTCGTAAGGGATATCAAGATTTACTCAATTATTcattaatgtaaaattttcataaaaatataaggtaTGTTAAAATGTAAATTCGTGAGTGATATTAAGATTTACTCAATTATTTactaatgtaaaatttttataaaaatatcaaaatcgAAATAAGTTCTGACTAAAAGACTCAGCAGCATTTCACTTGATAATCATatcttttaaattgaaaatatgggtatgtaaaataaatttttattttcttaaaaaggGAAAGTTTAGATTGAGTGTGAAGCAAGGATTTAGTGTGAAGCAAGGATTTAGATGCTTCTGCTTCATTTGTCTATTTGTGGGGAAATGGGAGGTATGTCCAACCTCCAGTGTACTTTGGTAATGGTGTGAAGGAAGATACTATGCATGCTTTTGGCCTTTTTCTAAATCTAACATTTTGCTAAGCAATTTCTTAAAATCGGTAAACCCTTTTCTAGATTTAATTTCGGATCTATGATTTTCTCATCAACCTAGAAATTGTCTCTTTCTTTTGATAGCAATTacttttcaaacttaattttttcttgttagataaaataataaaatcataatcTTAAGCAAATGACACGTTTGTATTCATGAACCGGACCACTCTCATTAGATGCATTGAAAAACCTTAGGCTAACACTTAAGTTCTATTTGTCTTGACACACTTATTTgtgttatatttattattgaaatatttagaaaaatgcgtatattaacatttaatattcttaaaatagtatattttaaaatttaaattgaataaaaatattactcTTTCCATCACACATTTAATgtcttgatttaatttttgttggtCAATTTTTCAACTTAGATCCGAATGATTTTAGATATGTTctagaattaaattttaaataaaattacctTATTCagagttttaaatgtttagtttttaaaattttaataaataattatttgaaaataaaatataatcaaagttgaaaaattttaataaaaattatacaaatcaaaacattttatataaaaccaaaagagtatttatttatataataaatactTAATATGTTTACATGGAAAAACTCCAAACATATTTATATTCTAATTAATTAGAGTTCAGTTGATTGcttgaaaagttggataatacattattttattgtcatcgctaattattaattaattttgatcattttttttataattaagtatGGATAAGTATCagttaaaaatagtttataataaaattttaaaaaagaaaattcattcaatgcataattaattcttttaaaagataataaattaattaccattttttctacaaatatcaattttttcctcatttttctAAGTCAAACTTGTatcgtttctttttttttttccttcaaaatttattaaagtcaaaaaataaatgaataaaaaaaactcattAAAAATTCTTCGAAAGCAAAGCACGTGCAATAAGCACGTGACCTCTCTGCTTTCTCCGCCGATGCAATGAATCAAAAACCCCTGCCTGCAGACTGCGGTTCGAAACAAGTCTATGCTAAGCAATGGCGGAAGCAGAGAACAAAGTAATtctaaccaaaaatgaaaattctgTAGAACCCAAAAACATCTTCTCGATGTTACCCAGAATAGAGCTGAAGTTCCCTTTCTTTAACCAACCCGCCCAAACTCCTGAGGCTTCCGTtcaaaaagaggaagaagttGAAAATCCGAAACCACCCTCTGTATTTCTAGGAAACCGCCAGAAATTTCCGCCGCCGCTGGACATGGAAGCTGAGCAGTGCATTGGGAGGACTTCTAACCCTATAGTTCTCTGGCAGGTATActgcttttatttattttttttttctgttttttggtGTTTTGGGTAACTAGATATAGTTAATAGAAGCAAATTTTGGTTGGTTTTGTCAAATATAATCTTTTTGTTCAGATTAAATTGAGTATGtttgaaagttttttttttctttctggttTTTTATAATGAGTTTGTGTTTGATGCACTGTTGTTGTTCATTTTTTCTATAGATTGTCAGTGAACCACACTTTGCCActgaattataataattatataatgaACGTGCGTCGAATAATAACTTTTCTATCATATATGGAGGAGTGGTTTTAACAGTGGTAGCAATATGTGCAGGAAGTAGAAAGAAATGAATAGGGTAGGGTAAATAGGAATTTCTGAATTAATGGCTAGTGCATAAAATCTAAAACCCTagattttatatattgtgGTTGACATTGTTAATATGTTCCATCAGAAAAAAGAGTAACTTTTGGACTCCTTCTTGAGATATGTTGTTGATCATAAATGCTCAATCTTTTAGCAGTGTCAATAGCAAAATAAGATGGAAACAATGAGGTTGACAACTTAAGTCTCTAGAACTTTAATGCTCTCTCCATTTCAAATTGAATGTCCACATTTGACTAGGCGTAGAGGTGAAGAAAATGCTTtgatgttagtgtttttaatattttttaagaagaattttatatatattgaaacaTAGAAAAAGTAAGAGCTGTAAGTGttcataaaaggaaaatagataTAGT
Proteins encoded in this region:
- the LOC18586625 gene encoding uncharacterized protein LOC18586625; this translates as MAEAENKVILTKNENSVEPKNIFSMLPRIELKFPFFNQPAQTPEASVQKEEEVENPKPPSVFLGNRQKFPPPLDMEAEQCIGRTSNPIVLWQVYAIGGFFLLKWIWARWKERKEMGGKKESSDDEQSPADDDSQYV